Genomic window (Methanobrevibacter sp.):
AAAAATTGATCTTAGAAACCCTGATTTAAAAGTGCAACATTTAAGAGGGGTTGTAGAAGGTAGTGTTGGCATTACCTTTGAAGAAGTTAAAAGATTCTTAAAACCAGAACCTATTATTTCCTCTATACAGAAAGGAAGTATTGTCGAACTCATTTCTGGTCCATTTAAAGGTGAAAGAGCAAAAGTGGTTCGTATTGATGAATCACGTGAAGAAGTCGTTCTTGAGTTAATAGAAGCTGCAGTACCAATTCCGGTTACTGTTAAAGCTGATCAAATTAGAATAATTCAAAAGGAGGCTGACTGATGGCTAAAG
Coding sequences:
- a CDS encoding transcription elongation factor Spt5, which gives rise to MEDTNSSIYALKTSAGQERNVARLLARKARTIDGVGISSILVPESLKGYILVESSTKIDLRNPDLKVQHLRGVVEGSVGITFEEVKRFLKPEPIISSIQKGSIVELISGPFKGERAKVVRIDESREEVVLELIEAAVPIPVTVKADQIRIIQKEAD